From one Acipenser ruthenus chromosome 21, fAciRut3.2 maternal haplotype, whole genome shotgun sequence genomic stretch:
- the LOC117427893 gene encoding dmX-like protein 2 isoform X3 — MHLHQVLTGAVNPGDSCYSVGSVNDIPFTAYGSGCDIVILASDFECVQIIPGAKHGNIQVSCVECSHQLGRIAASYGNTVCIFEPVATNPHKRNNLNYQWQKTGQFFLNSMTYNLAWDPQGNRILTATDQLQLWAPPSGDILLEEDDSQAADDRLPPVLNDWKYVWQCKTAVSVHIMKWSSDGEYFATAGKDDCLLKVWYPTTGWKSAVVIPDLPDRKSDAVHFSFVYLAHPRTVTGFSWRKTSKYMPRGSVCNVLLTSCQDGVCRLWSETLLPEDSLLGGQITESSTSSSSSLPHLGNQKDKIQHALETIHHFKHLRRGRRRSSALVAHTDLLPSQLGSHDVHRQISHHANALCHFHIAASISPSTAIPPALAGTAFTSDEGNGGFVVHWLNNKDLSFTSAMDLFMQQLRKISEQQVEQGCEDLDQDILQKFDPELEDVSDNGSSEHEEEQEGSPKASSPGSSASVPLPTVLLDRKMEALVNEWNRNPDMLFTIHPVDGSFLVWHVKYLDEYIPGIFRQVQVAFSSRIPVAFPTGDANSLSKNIMVYACTFTEKDSSDSGQQKKKIKSIPHSASETDVLGSGTGHSVVPVISPAVMMVSKHIDGSLNQWAVTFADKSTFSSVLTVSHKFRYCGHRFHLNDLACHTVLPLLLTSSHHNALLTPESENEWDSEKVKQKLQPLKPQKGFSRKQLKNAATRTFHDPNAIYSELILWRVDHIGPLSCTGGVSELARINSLHTSAFSNVAWLPTLIPSHCLGTYCNSASACFVASDGKNLRLYQAVVDARKLLDELSDPEISKLVGEAFNIVSQQSTARPGCIIELDVITNQCGSTTQLLHVFQEDFILGYKPQDETEAYEDLESSSFQTEQGYRPPLFSETFFLVVIAKDSNRRSVLQMWHLHLKSVQACSSNTTPEQTFENKLTVPQQNNAESSPDSSPGQSPLPRSSSTANLQSASKLILSSKLVYSQPLDLPNDVEVIRATPSAGHLSSSSIYPICLAPYLIVTTCSDSKIRFWHCIVEIDPSYEDPEEGRTYRWEPWSLMNEEDDSNSAVCVPGRPVAVSCSYTGRLAVAFKQLKQSNGCISKEFSMHVSIFECESTGGSEWVLEQTIHLDDLANVGNALDPRVSVDSNLCVYSKSDLYLNKDHHLTPNIKHFVHLDWLSKEDGSHILTVGVGSSILMYGRISGIVNEQTSSKDGVAVITLPLGGSIKQGIKSKWILLRSVDLVSSVDGTPSLPVSLSWVRDGILVIGMDCEMHVYAQWKQDKKRSGETESDSPSSSENIAGQVDSRGFDTKACAMKHSVFDGPATAGDAFAAPTVLQDGGLFEAAHSLSPTLPQYHPTQLLELMDLGKVRRAKAILSHLVKCIAGEVAIVRDTEAGEGGARRHLSRTISVSGSTAKDTIIAGRDGVRDYTEIDSIPPLPLYALLSADLDTSYKIADESGKVRKGSESQRKLSGDQYEDLFQVQAVTTDDFVSFATEKRESKSRVINLSQYGLTYFGPEHARVLSSHLMHSSLPGLTRLEQMFLVALADTVATTSTEVGGSREKSCTGGETIDECGLRYLLAMRLHTCLLTSLPPLYRLQLLHQGVSTCHFAWAFHSEAEDEMLNMIPAMQRGDPQWPELRAMGVGWWVRNINTLRRTIEKVAKTAFQRKNDPLDAALFYLAIKKKAVLWGLFRSQHDDKMTQFFSHNFNEDRWRKAALKNAFSLLGKQRFEQAAAFFLLAGSLKDAIEVCLEKMEDIQLAMVVSRLYESDYETSPSYKGILNERVLGCLKDGTGFICSKLHPDPFLRSMSFWIMKDYTRALDTLLEQIPKEDDENPDVIVKSCNPVVFSFYNYLRTHPLLIRRHFASPEGSLATVGLTAEKSNADEINLIERKLFFTTANAHFKVGCPVLALEVLSKIPKVFKKTGSSLSKDTNVIASQPLENGGGASDLDWSQTGAASSTLDWGSSGEAATAVDWSQPLIKLEDDGLQLDWENDKDDDEEDEDDVGLTMKDSKSDEKITKRKDESSPGSEKPPGLKRGDSALESEVDVIAEQLKFRACLKILMTELRTLATGYEVDGGKLRFQLYNWLEKEIWALHQICNYKVEGKDSTNELDKWKDSDSMELEGADDKSDAGSYERHQLERRRLQAKQEHAERRKGWLRKNQALLRVFLSYCSLHGAQGGGVASVRMELIFLLQESQQETTVKQLQSPLPLPTTLPLLSASIAATKTVIANPVLHLSNHIHDIMYTMLQMDSPPHPNIHDDKTYTLHTQAASLSACIYQALCDSHSYSSQTETSQFTGMIYQGLLLSERRRLRTESIEEHATPSSLPAQWPGVASLINLLKSAQDEDRPKLNVLLCEAVVAVYLSLLIHGLATHSSNELFRLAAHPLNNRMWAAVFGGGAKLIVKPKRSPEIAPAPPARTEEIDKHRRRFNMRMLVPGRPVKETVVPPPVPAERPTYKEKFVPPELSMWDYFVAKPFLPLSDSGALYDSDESLPSDDEDDDDAFLSDTQIMEHSDPNSYSWALLRLVLVKLALHNVKNFFPVAGLEFSELPVTSPLGNAVIKTLENWEQILLEKINKFDGPPPNYINTYPSDISAGGGPAILRHKAMLEPDNTPFKAKHYLAFPVKRLWHFLVKQDVLQDTFIRYIFTKKRKQSESLEDHVDQLKQNCIAEDGKTSKVEADLGYPGGKAKIIHKESDIIMAFAVNKASNNEIVLASTHDVQEIDASALLAAQPYTWIGEEFDKESRSSDDLDHRSSHTNIAQASAPPFAPSQMPASASMPWLGSGQTSTGANVIMKRNLNNVKRMTSHPVYQYYLTGAQDGSVRMFEWGRPQQLICFRQAGNARVTRLYFNSQGNKCGVADGEGFLSLWQVNQTASNPKPYLSWQCHSKATSDFAFLTSSSLIATTGQSSDNRNVCLWDTLVSPNNSLVHAFPCHDSGATVLQYAPKQQLIISGGRKGFICIFDIRQRQLLHTFQAHDSAVKALAMDSTEDYFITGSAEGNMKVWRLTGHGLIYSFTNEHAKQSIFRNIGAGVVKIETGPGNRIFTCGADGTLKMRVLPDRYNVPASIFDIL, encoded by the exons ATGCATCTTCACCAGGTGCTGACCGGAGCTGTCAATCCGGGAGACAGCTGTTATTCTGTCGGTAGCGTCAATGACATTCCTTTCACG GCATATGGCTCAGGATGTGATATTGTCATTTTGGCAAGTGACTTTGAGTGTGTTCAGATCATTCCCGGTGCTAAACATGGAAACATTCAAGTGAGCTGCGTGGAGTGTTCACATCAGCTGGGAAGG ATTGCAGCCTCCTATGGGAATACAGTGTGCATTTTTGAACCAGTTGCTACAAATCCCCACAAAAGAAACAAT CTAAATTATCAATGGCAAAAGACAGGACAATTTTTCCTCAATTCTATGACCTACAATTTGGCATGGGACCCACAAG GTAACCGGATATTAACAGCAACAGACCAACTGCAGCTATGGGCGCCGCCATCTGGTGATATTCTTTTGGAGGAGGATGATAGTCAAGCTGCAGATGATAGATTACCACCAGTCTTAAATGACTGGAAATATGTCTGGCAGTGCAA GACTGCAGTATCTGTTCATATTATGAAGTGGTCCTCTGATGGTGAATACTTTGCAACAGCGGGGAAG GATGACTGTCTATTGAAGGTGTGGTATCCAACCACAGGCTGGAAGTCTGCTGTTGTAATCCCGGATCTCCCTGACAGAAAATCAGACGCTGTCCATTTCTCCTTTGTGTACCTGGCACATCCTCGGACTGTGACAGGCTTTTCATGGCGAAAGACCAGCAAATACATGCCTAG AGGGTCTGTGTGCAATGTGCTGCTTACTTCGTGTCAGGATGGGGTCTGTCGGCTCTGGTCCGAAACCTTGTTACCGGAGGACAGTCTTCTTGGTGGCCAAATCACTGAAAGCAGCACTAGCTCCAGCAGCAGCCTTCCTCATCTCGGAAATCAGAAGGATAAGATACAGCATGCTCTGGAG ACAATTCACCACTTTAAACATCTGAGAAGAGGTCGGAGGAGATCTTCAGCTCTGGTCGCCCACACAGACCTGTTGCCAAGCCAGCTTGGTTCACATGATGTGCACAGGCAGATTTCTCACCATGCTAATGCACTCTGCCATTTTCACATTGCAGCAAGTATCAGCCCTAGCACAG ctATTCCACCTGCTTTGGCTGGGACAGCTTTCACATCTGATGAAGGAAATGGAGGCTTTGTTGTTCATTGGCTTAACAATAAGGATCTCAGCTTTACATCTGCCATGGATTTGTTTATGCAGCAACTAAGAAAGATCTCTGAGCAGCAGGTGGAACAAGGATGTGAAGACCTTGATCAAGACATTTTACAGAAGTTTGATCCTG AACTGGAAGATGTTTCGGATAACGGGTCATCCGAGCATGAAGAAGAACAAGAAGGAAGTCCCAAGGCATCGTCCCCTGGCTCCAGTGCTAGTGTGCCACTCCCCACAGTGCTGCTTGATCGGAAAATGGAGGCACTTGTTAATGAGTGGAACAGGAACCCGGATATGCTTTTTACAATTCATCCTGTAGACGGCTCATTTTTAGTGTGGCATGTAAAATATTTAGATGAATACATCCCAGGAATCTTCAGACAGGTCCAG gtTGCATTTTCTTCTCGCATTCCAGTAGCTTTTCCCACTGGAGATGCTAACTCGCTCAGTAAAAACATCATGGTGTATGCTTGTACATTTACTGAAAAAGATTCAAGTGATTCTGGGCAACAGAAGAAGAAAATTAAAAGCATTCCTCATAGTGCATCAGAAACAGATGTACTTGGCTCTGGAACTGGCCATTCAGTGGTGCCTGTCATTAGTCCTGCAGTAATGATGGTGTCAAAACACATAGATGGATCCCTGAACCAGTGGGCTGTTACTTTTGCAGACAAGTCTACCTTCTCATCAGTATTGACTGTCTCTCACAAATTTAGATATTGTGGACATCGCTTCCATCTTAATGACTTGGCCTGTCATACTGTACTTCCATTGTTGCTGACTTCTTCACATCATAATGCTTTGTTAACTCCTGAGTCAGAGAACGAATGGGACTCTGAAAAAGTGAAGCAAAAACTACAGCCCTTGAAACCTCAGAAGGGTTTCTCGAGAAAGCAGCTGAAAAATGCAGCAACTCGAACATTTCATGACCCCAATGCAATCTACAGTGAGCTGATTCTCTGGCGTGTGGATCACATAGGACCCTTATCATGCACAGGAGGGGTGTCTGAGTTGGCACGAATTAACTCTCTACATACTTCAGCCTTTTCTAATGTCGCTTGGCTTCCAACACTGATACCAAGCCACTGTCTTG GAACTTACTGCAATTCTGCAAGTGCTTGCTTTGTGGCTTCCGATGGCAAGAACCTTCGGCTGTACCAAGCTGTGGTTGATGCTCGAAAACTTTTAGATGAACTTTCGGATCCAGAGATATCT aaacTTGTTGGTGAGGCCTTTAATATTGTCAGCCAGCAGTCTACAGCTCGTCCCGGTTGTATTATTGAACTTGATGTCATTACAAACCAG tgtgGCTCAACCACGCAACTTCTTCATGTCTTTCAAGAGGATTTCATCTTGGGTTATAAACCACAAGATGAGACTGAAGCTTATGAGGATCTGGAATCTTCCAGTTTTCAGACAGAACAAG GGTACCGCCCTCCACTATTTTCAGAAACGTTTTTTCTTGTGGTAATTGCAAAGGACAGCAATAGACGTTCTGTTCTTCAAATGTGGCATCTCCATTTAAAATCTGTGCAGGCTTGTTCCA GTAATACGACACCTGAGCAGACATTTGAGAACAAGCTCACTGTTCCACAGCAAAACAATGCAGAGTCTTCTCCAGATTCCTCCCCCGGCCAAAGCCCTCTTCCACGCTCTTCTTCAACAGCTAATCTCCAGTCTGCCAGCAAGCTCATCCTGAGTTCCAAATTAGTATACAGCCAACCGCTGGATCTTCCCAATGACGTCGAAGTTATCCGTGCAACACCTTCAGCAG ggcaTCTTAGCTCCTCGTCAATTTACCCAATCTGTCTCGCTCCCTATTTAATAGTGACAACCTGCTCCGACAGTAAGATCAGGTTCTGGCACTGCATTGTGGAAATTGATCCAAGTTATGAAGATCCTGAAGAAGGGCGCACTTACCGATGGGAACCATGGTCTTTAATGAATGAAGAAGATGACAGcaacagtgctgtgtgtgttcctgGGAGGCCAGTGGCTGTCAGCTGTTCTTATACTGGTCGCCTTGCAGTTGCTTTTAAACAGCTAAAGCAAAGCAATGGTTGTATATCGAAAGAGTTCTCAATGCACGTGTCTATATTTGAATGCGAGTCAACGGGAGGATCTGAGTGGGTGTTAGAGCAGACTATTCACTTAGATGATTTAGCAAATGTGGGAAATGCCCTGGACCCCAGGGTCAGTGTTGACAGTAACTTGTGTGTATATAGCAAGTCAGATTTGTACCTTAACAAAGACCATCACCTGACtccaaatataaaacattttgttcACCTTGATTGGTTATCCAAAGAAGACGGCTCACACATACTGACTGTGGGGGTCGGATCCAGCATATTGATGTATGGCAGAATTTCTGGCATTGTAAATGAACAAACCAGCAGCAAGGATGGTGTTGCTGTCATTACTCTACCACTAGGTGGAAGCATTAAGCAAGGAATAAAATCCAAGTGGATCCTTCTGAGATCAGTGGACTTGGTATCCTCAGTGGATGGCACACCTTCCTTACCAGTGTCACTGTCTTGGGTAAGGGATGGAATACTAGTAATAGGAATGGACTGCGAAATGCATGTCTATGCTCAGTGGAAACAAGACAAGAAACGCTCTGGTGAAACTGAGAGTGACAGTCCATCGTCTTCTGAAAACATAGCAGGCCAAGTCGACTCAAGAGGATTTGACACAAAAGCCTGTGCAATGAAGCACAGTGTTTTTGATGGACCTGCTACTGCAGGTGATGCTTTCGCAGCTCCTACTGTTCTTCAAGATGGGGGTCTGTTTGAAGCTGCACATTCTCTTTCACCTACTCTTCCCCAGTACCATCCCACTCAACTCTTGGAGCTCATGGACTTAGGGAAAGTTCGCAGAGCAAAAGCCATTCTTTCTCATTTGGTGAAATGCATTGCTGGCGAGGTGGCGATTGTGAGAGATACAGAGGCAGGAGAAGGAGGAGCCAGGCGACACCTTTCTCGGACCATCAGTGTAAGTGGCAGTACAGCAAAGGACACAATCATAGCTGGAAGAGATGGTGTCCGTGACTACACTGAAATTGACTCAATTCCGCCATTGCCATTATATGCCTTGCTGTCTGCTGACTTGGACACATCCTATAAAATTGCAGACGAAAGTGGGAAAGTGCGCAAAGGCTCCGAGAGTCAACGAAAGCTATCGGGAGATCAATACGAAGACCTGTTTCAGGTTCAAGCTGTAACCACTGATGACTTTGTTAGCTTTGCTACTGAAAAAAGAGAAAGTAAATCCAGAGTTATTAATTTGTCACAATATGGCCTGACATACTTTGGCCCAGAGCATGCTCGAGTTTTATCAAGCCATCTGATGCATTCTAGTTTACCAGGGCTAACTCGCCTTGAGCAGATGTTTCTGGTCGCATTGGCTGACACTGTGGCTACAACAAGCACTGAAGTTGGCGGAAGCAGAGAAAAAAGTTGTACAG GAGGGGAAACGATTGATGAATGTGGTCTCCGGTATTTGCTAGCCATGCGCTTGCATACATGTTTGCTGACATCACTACCCCCTTTATACCGCTTGCAGCTGTTACACCAAG GTGTTTCTACCTGTCATTTTGCTTGGGCTTTTCACTCTGAGGCAGAAGATGAAATGCTGAATATGATCCCAGCAATGCAAAGAGGAGATCCACAGTGGCCTGAGTTGCGAGCCATGGGAGTTGGCTGGTGGGTTCGAAATATAAATACACTACGAAGGACCATTGAGAAG GTTGCGAAAACTGCATTTCAAAGGAAAAATGATCCATTAGATGCTGCCTTGTTTTATCTCGCTATAAAGAAGAAAGCGGTTCTTTGGGGGCTGTTTAG GTCTCAGCATGACGATAAGATGACACAGTTTTTCAGCCACAACTTCAATGAAGATAGATGGCgcaaagcagctttaaaaaatGCCTTTTCTTTACTGGGAAAACAGCGCTTTGAGCAGGCTGCAGCCTTCTTTTTACTGGCTGGCTCTTTGAAAGATGCtattgag GTTTGTCTTGAGAAAATGGAAGACATACAGCTAGCCATGGTTGTTTCACGTCTGTACGAGTCGGATTATGAAACATCCCCCTCCTACAAGGGTATCCTCAATGAGAGGGTACTAGGTTGTTTAAAAGATGGTACTGGCTTCATCTGCAGTAAACTACACCCTGATCCTTTCCTGCGCAGTATGTCATTCTGGATAATGAAAGACTACACAAGGGCACTGGATACATTATTAGAACAGATTCCAAAGGAAGATGATGAAAATCCAG ATGTGATTGTGAAATCTTGCAACCCAGTTGTCTTCAGTTTCTACAATTATTTACGAACCCATCCTCTACTGATCCGAAGACACTTTGCATCACCAGAAGGGTCATTGGCCACCGTAGGACTTACAGCTGAGAAAAGCAATGCCGATGAAATCAATCTTATTGAGAGAAAACTATTCTTTACAACTGCAAATGCTCACTTTAAGGTTGGTTGCCCTGTACTGGCCCTTGAGGTCCTTTCTAAAATACCAAAAGTCTTTAAAAAGACAGGATCCTCCCTAAGCAAAGACACAAATGTTATTGCATCACAGCCACTAGAAAATGGTGGAGGAGCTAGTGACTTGGATTGGTCACAGACTGGGGCAGCATCCTCTACTCTAGACTGGGGAAGCAGTGGTGAAGCTGCTACTGCTGTTGACTGGAGCCAACCTCTCATTAAATTGGAAGACGATGGATTGCAGCTCGATTGGGAAAATGACaaagatgatgatgaggaggatgaggatgatgtTGGTTTAACCATGAAGGATTCCAAATCGGATGAAAAGATTACAAAACGGAAAGACGAGTCAAGCCCAGGGTCAGAAAAACCTCCAGGTCTAAAAAGGGGTGATTCTGCCTTAGAATCTGAGGTTGATGTCATTGCAGAACAGCTGAAATTCAGAGCATGTTTGAAAATACTGATGACTGAGCTAAGGACATTGGCTACAGGTTATGAGGTGGACGGAGGGAAGCTCAGGTTTCAACTTTACAACTGGTTAGAAAAGGAGATCTGGGCACTGCATCAAATCTGTAACTATAAAGTAGAAGGGAAGGATTCCACAAATGAACTGGACAAATGGAAAGACAGTGATTCAATGGAGCTGGAAGGTGCTGACGACAAGTCTGATGCTGGGTCGTACGAACGTCACCAATTAGAGCGTCGGAGGTTACAAGCAAAGCAAGAACATGCTGAAAGGCGCAAGGGGTGGCTGAGAAAGAATCAGGCACTCCTCCGAGTGTTTCTGAGTTACTGTAGCTTACATGGTGCACAGGGAGGTGGTGTTGCATCAGTAAGAATGGAACTCATCTTTCTGTTGCAAGAGTCACAGCAG GAAACCACAGTGAAGCAGCTTCAGTCTCCTCTTCCATTGCCAACAACACTGCCTTTACTTTCTGCAAGCATAGCTGCAACCAAGACAGTCATTGCCAACCCAGTTTTGCACCTGAGTAACCATATCCATGACATTATGTATACTATGCTTCAGATGGACTCTCCACCTCATCCAAACATTCACGATGACAAG ACTTACACATTACACACTCAGGCAGCCTCACTTTCTGCTTGCATCTATCAAGCACTCTGTGATAGTCACAGCTACAG CAGTCAGACAGAAACAAGTCAGTTCACAGGAATGATTTATCAAGGCTTATTATTAAGTGAAAGACGGAGATTACGGACGGAAAGCATCGAGGAACATGCAACACCAAGCTCTCTTCCTGCCCAGTGGCCAG GTGTCGCATCACTCATTAACCTTTTAAAGTCCGCTCAGGATGAGGATCGGCCCAAGCTGAATGTATTGTTATGTGAAGCAGTTGTGGCTGTCTACCTCAGTCTGTTGATCCATGGCCTTGCCACCCATTCAAGCAATGAACTTTTTCGATTAGCTGCCCATCCTCTGAATAATAGAATGTGGGCGGCAGTGTTTGGCGGAGGAGCAAAACTGATAGTAAAGCCTAAAAGGTCACCAGAAATTGCACCAG ctcctcctgCTCGCACAGAAGAAATTGATAAGCATCGTCGTAGATTCAATATGAGAATGCTAGTGCCTGGCAGGCCAGTGAAAGAAACTGTGGTTCCTCCACCTGTACCTGCAGAGAGGCCAACCTACAAAGAGAAGTTTGTCCCCCCAGAACTCAGCATGTGGGATTACTTTGTAGCAAAA CCATTTCTTCCTCTATCTGATAGCGGTGCTTTGTATGATTCCGATGAAAGTCTTCCAagtgatgatgaggatgatgacgATGCCTTCCTTTCCGACACTCAAATAATGGAGCACTCGGATCCTAATTCATACAG TTGGGCACTGTTGCGATTAGTACTGGTCAAGTTGGCGCTACACAATGTGAAGAATTTCTTTCCTGTTGCAGGACTGGAGTTTTCAG AACTTCCTGTAACCTCACCTTTGGGCAATGCTGTTATAAAAACTTTGGAAAACTGGGAGCAGATTCTTCTTGAAAAAATTAACAAGTTTGACGGCCCTCCACCAAATTACATAAACACCTATCCAAGTGACATCAGTGCTGGAGGGGGACCAGCGATATTAAGACACAAAGCCATGCTTGAGCCAGACAACACCCCTTTCAA GGCTAAGCATTATTTAGCTTTTCCTGTTAAACGGCTGTGGCATTTCCTTGTGAAACAAGACGTTCTTCAAGACACATTTATTCGCTACATTTTCACCAAAAAGAGGAAGCAGAGTGAG TCATTAGAAGACCATGTGGACCAACTCAAACAAAACTGCATAGCAGAAGATGGCAAAACCAGCAAG GTGGAGGCAGACCTTGGTTATCCAGGTGGAAAAGCTAAAATCATTCACAAGGAATCCGATATTATAATGGCCTTTGCAGTCAAtaag GCCAGTAATAATGAAATTGTGCTAGCTTCTACACATGATGTGCAGGAAATTGATGCCTCTGCTCTTTTAGCTGCGCAACCATACACCTGGATTGGAGAAGAGTTTGACAAAGAGTCCAGAAG CTCTGATGATCTTGATCATCGCTCCTCCCATACAAACATTGCCCAGGCAAGTGCACCTCCATTTGCACCCAGTCAGATGCCTGCGTCTGCATCGATGCCCTGGTTAGGCAGTGGGCAAACAAGCACAGGCGCTAATGTG ATCATGAAAAGAAACTTGAATAATGTGAAAAGAATGACATCACATCCAGTTTACCAGTACT atttaacTGGAGCCCAGGATGGAAGCGTACGGATGTTTGAATGGGGTCGTCCACAGCAACTTATATGTTTTCGCCAAGCTGGCAATGCTAGGGTTACACGATTGTACTTCAATTCCCAAGGCAACAAG tgTGGGGTTGCGGACGGAGAAGGGTTTTTGAGCCTTTGGCAGGTTAACCAAACTGCATCTAATCCGAAACCTTATTTG AGCTGGCAGTGTCACAGTAAAGCCACAAGTGACTTTGCCTTCCTCACCTCCTCCAGCCTCATAGCCACAACCGGACAATCCAGTGACAACAg AAATGTGTGTTTATGGGATACTCTGGTTTCACCAAATAATAGTCTGGTACATG ctttCCCCTGTCACGACAGTGGGGCCACAGTACTTCAGTATGCACCCAAGCAGCAGCTCATCATCTCTGGAGGCAGGAAAGGCTTCATCTGCATTTTTGACATCAGACAGAGACAGCTGCTTCATACCTTTCAAGCACATGATTCTGCTGTTAAAGCTCTCGCAATGGACTCCACTGAGGACTACTTTATTACTGGCTCCGCAGAAGGAAACATGAAG